The following proteins are encoded in a genomic region of Pyrus communis chromosome 11, drPyrComm1.1, whole genome shotgun sequence:
- the LOC137707595 gene encoding AAA-ATPase At3g28580-like — protein MTYFILILGSSHQPANHVYKDNRRLLIETSSKSIIVIEDIDCSVDITGQRRQRKEKGEEEGEGRDPNEKMGKEDREAKPSQVTLSGLLNFIDGLWSACHGERLIVFTTNYVEKLDAALIRKGRMDKHIELSYCNSESFKVQARNYLKLESHRLFLEIGVLLGDVKMTPADVAEHLMPKKLSGDVEICLQSLFQALQKEKESGGLKAEEEAKEEKSPSAAEEEHDQDTESPSSNKK, from the coding sequence ATGACATactttatattaattttggGATCTAGCCATCAGCCGGCCAATCATGTATATAAGGACAACAGGAGGCTGCTGATTGAGACGTCAAGTAAGTCGATTATTGTGATTGAAGACATCGATTGTTCGGTTGATATCACGGGGCAGAGGAGGCAGaggaaggagaaaggagaggaggAGGGGGAAGGGAGGGATCCGAATGAGAAGATGGGGAAGGAGGATAGGGAGGCAAAACCGAGCCAGGTTACTCTTTCCGGGCTCCTGAATTTCATCGACGGGCTGTGGTCAGCGTGCCACGGAGAGAGGCTCATTGTGTTCACAACAAACTATGTGGAGAAGCTTGATGCTGCATTGATTAGGAAAGGAAGGATGGATAAGCACATTGAATTGTCATACTGTAACTCCGAATCGTTCAAGGTGCAGGCTAGGAACTACCTCAAGCTCGAATCACACCGTTTGTTTCTGGAAATTGGAGTGTTGCTTGGGGATGTTAAGATGACTCCGGCTGATGTTGCAGAGCATTTGATGCCTAAGAAACTTTCCGGGGATGTCGAAATCTGCCTGCAGAGTCTGTTCCAAGCTCTCCAGAAGGAAAAGGAGAGTGGAGGATTGAAGGCTGAGGAAGAAGCGAAAGAGGAGAAATCGCCATCGGCTGCAGAAGAAGAACACGATCAGGATACGGAATCACCATCATCTAACAAAAAATGA